Proteins from a single region of Plasmodium brasilianum strain Bolivian I chromosome 13, whole genome shotgun sequence:
- a CDS encoding hypothetical protein (conserved Plasmodium protein), with amino-acid sequence MKNSLKNIKLKLKNKTKKGNFVSFYDRIKEINEKEKLQTYNLLNDSNYGDYLKPHKKSNELNDNDDLKKTNFYAALQEYPKICCNSDFRKCCRELAPYAKNLMLIILNKDKIFGNILKYIENSKIKNDEKYFYKLLVILIKDLKDESKKYTEEILKILYVKINFNNLDLLEEIFSSYANIFRIMNKSIIKNVDKYIKISLPLLCHRNNIIKIFIADSFSYLLRKLSLHDLILCFHKLYSYFNYIKKNKLRDYSETLSLLMLESLKVDNSKLSTKTLPFLKYIIYSIFLKETYYCKETGFSYDPLININDMNYLEKATASFFIDIYNFTKKETLECVEIFLTFILKKYSSIYNKCYNDILFCSKKWDVSKLVEEENERIFDANNRRPFITGANEVSNIVCSSNCGQIDKYNNISPLAKEEAENGLYKSDKENGNKNGINKEENISNKQEEEICMKNIFYKSTNFFLKKILYIWIEKNNERKNIIIETTLHELSKYVQNLNNIKLNPWSFFYIWNIYDHIFFLLNHDSIRNQDISNIYVYFVNNLMNILNTEEEHIKNGKDHFSNYLLRFFILKIDELLTKNSSNHDYFYFNSFLKYIFMRIIKYSKHVNSLYFFEKISHTNISSSLLDKYISDGSESLWNEICSVNFSDLYIAKIFIIHDIIKNLIKKEKENAIVKNKKGNRVLQEEHCYMEILHNSNIHNMDNPGTYQKNGNSTNSNNMCVNCSDGSTSDGNNYCIRGKGCNGSGISLMNCRNCTEVQVHVALADLCLLIFDKIKKLHVILKCINEYVSEDNKKIGVNSRENQKKVVSYVKSVLLLLFAYINLLLEMVVTNKVLLLFYKKKNKEGEGEVEPASVLYSLCDILVILKYSNFAQNECKENTFLDTNIYINSIILDINIIITILLKSTYNNTINENMITKNNRCLLNFLSKWKQQDIYCANYLSKIKAIITNLNELNYFKNKIDDVILYLKVFKKLLLFYDTRNRKELLEVIKFLIGIYIELKANRKSHGVERKDDNIVFWRKNTHYEKVLFVFDCMIYLENEEYLLTYEKIYDSKIMDVINYLTNLKNLNIFSEYILKFSTKICIIELIMLLNIPLISIPKSVISNFKNFLRSYTVERKINDKNDYYCHSEYYFFIINFLFKFSKSKLHMLEGKIGKKNLQKDTLLNNNFNDRNINKEEKLVELVKYNIAEEEEISKCHNLKHFISVSIKECEQKFQFLINLLK; translated from the exons atgaagaattcattgaaaaatattaaattgaaattaaagaataaaacCAAAAAAGGGAATTTTGTGTCGTTTTATGAcagaataaaagaaattaatgaaaaggaaaaattacagacatataatttattaaacgACAGTAACTACGGTGATTACTTAAAGCCCCACAAAAAAAGTAACGAGttaaatgataatgatg ATTTGAAGAAAACGAATTTTTATGCAGCCCTACAGGAATATCCAAAAATTTGTTGCAATAGTGATTTTAGAAAATGCTGTAGAGAATTAGCACCGTATGCAAAAAACTTaatgttaattatattaaacaaaGACAAGATATTtggtaatattttaaaatatattgaaaatagcAAGATTAAGAACGATGagaaatatttctataaattaCTGGTTATTTTAATCAAAGATCTAAAGGACGAAAGTAAAAAGTATAcggaagaaatattaaaaattttatatgttaaaataaattttaacaatttgGATTTGTTAGAAGAAATATTTAGTAgttatgcaaatatatttcgtattatgaataaaagtattataaaGAATGTTGATAAGTACATAAAGATATCCTTACCATTATTATGTCATCgtaataacataataaaaatttttattgctGATAGTTTTTCATATCTGTTAAGAAAATTATCGTTACATGATctaatattatgttttcataaattatattcttacttcaattatataaaaaaaaataaattaagggATTATTCAGAAACACTAAGTCTACTAATGTTGGAATCTTTAAAGGTCGATAACAGCAAATTATCTACGAAAACTTTGccatttttgaaatatataatttattcaatttttttaaaagaaacatATTATTGCAAAGAAACTGGTTTTAGTTATGATCcacttataaatattaatgatatgAATTATCTAGAAAAAGCAactgcttctttttttattgatatatataatttcacaaaaaaagaaacactCGAATGTGTAGAAAtctttttaacttttattttaaaaaagtattcctccatatataataaatgctACAAcgacattttattttgttctaaaAAATGGGATGTTTCAAAGTTGGTAGAGGAAGAAAATGAACGAATTTTTGATGCTAACAATAGGCGACCCTTTATAACAGGAGCAAATGAAGTTAGCAATATAGTGTGTTCAAGTAACTGTGGTCAGATTGATAAGTACAACAATATAAGTCCCTTAGCAAAGGAAGAAGCAGAGAATggtttatataaaagtgaTAAAGagaatggaaataaaaatggtatAAATAAAGAGGAAAATATTTCCAATAAGCAGGAGGAGGAAATTTGTATGAAAAACATCTTCTACAAATCAaccaatttttttctaaaaaaaatattatatatatggatagaaaaaaataatgagaggaaaaatatcataattgAAACTACTCTCCATGAGCTGagtaaatatgtacaaaatttaaataatataaaattaaatccttggagttttttttatatatggaatatatatgatcacatattttttttattaaatcatGATTCTATTCGTAATCAAGATATTAGTAACATATATGTCTATTTTGTCaataatttaatgaatattttgaatacAGAGGAGGAACATATCAAGAACGGAAAGGACCACTttagtaattatttattacgcTTTTTTATCCTTAAAATAGATGAACTTTTAACTAAAAATAGTTCAAACCATgactatttttactttaacagttttttaaaatacatatttatgagaataataaaatattcgaAACATGTCAATAGTTTATACttctttgaaaaaatatcCCACACAAATATATCGTCTTCCCTTTTGGATAAGTACATCTCAGATGGAAGTGAAAGCCTATGGAACGAAATATGCTCAGTTAACTTTAGCGATTTATATAtagcaaaaatatttatcatacatgatattataaagaatttgataaaaaaagaaaaggaaaatgctatcgttaaaaataaaaaaggaaatagaGTTCTGCAGGAGGAGCACTGCTATATGGAAATTCTGCACAATAGTAACATTCATAATATGGATAATCCTGGGACCTATcaaaaaaatggtaatagtactaatagtaataacatgTGTGTTAACTGTAGTGACGGTAGCACCAGTGATGGTAATAACTACTGTATCCGTGGTAAGGGTTGTAATGGAAGTGGCATCTCCCTAATGAACTGTCGCAATTGTACCGAAGTGCAAGTACATGTTGCACTCGCagatttatgtttattaatttttgacaaaataaaaaagttgcATGTAATCTTAAAATGCATTAATGAATATGTAAGTGAggacaataaaaaaataggagTAAATTCAAGggaaaatcaaaaaaaagttgTCTCTTACGTGAAATCAGTATTACTACTTTTATTTGCCTATATTAATTTGTTGTTAGAAATGGTGGTCACTAATAAAGTTCTGttattattctataaaaaaaaaaataaagaaggaGAGGGAGAGGTGGAACCTGCTTCAGTACTTTACAGCCTATGTGATATTTTAGTCATTCTAAAATATAGCAATTTTGCGCAGAACGAATGTAAggaaaatacatttttggatactaatatatatataaatagtatTATACTTGATATTAACATTATCATAACCATCCTGTTAAAAAGtacttataataatacaataaatgaaaatatgattacaaaaaataatagatgtttattaaattttttaagtaaatgGAAACAACAGGATATATATTGTGCTAACTATTTGTCTAAAATTAAAGctataataacaaatttaaatgagttgaactattttaaaaataaaatagatgatgtaattctatatttaaaggtttttaaaaaacttctattattttatgatacAAGAAACAGAAAAGAACTCTTAGaagtaattaaatttttaataggAATATATATTGAGTTGAAAGCTAACAGAAAAAGTCATGGTGTAGAAAGGAAGGATGATAATATCGTATTTTGGAGAAAAAATACACATTATGAAAAAGTGCTATTTGTTTTTGATTGtatgatatatttagaaaatgaagaatatctattaacatatgaaaaaatatatgactCCAAAATTATGgatgtaataaattatttaacaaatttaaaaaatttgaatattttcagtgaatatatattaaaattttctacaaaaatttgtattatagAATTAATTATGCTATTAAATATTCCCCTAATAAGTATACCAAAATCGGTTAttagtaattttaaaaattttttgcgCTCATATACTgttgaaagaaaaattaatgacaaaaatgattattattGCCATTcggaatattatttttttataataaatttcttatttaaatttagtaAAAGTAAATTACATATGCTTGAAGGGAaaatagggaaaaaaaatcttCAAAAGGATACAttactaaataataattttaatgatagaaatattaataaagagGAAAAACTCGTAGAACTGGTAAAATACAACATTGCAGAGGAGGAAGAAATTTCCAAGTgtcataatttaaaaca